AGCCGCCCGGTTGAGATCGAACGATTTTACTCGCCGCAACCGGACGGCTCGCGCCGCGGGCGCTACCAAAGAAAATGGCACGACCGAGTTTGAACTACAGCGATTCCAAGAACCAACTGACGCGTCTGCTGAATTCGTAGGGATTCATGCCAATTACCTCTTCGAAATCGGCTCGCCGTTCGTCGCGTTGATAGGTGACAAAGGGACGCCGCATCGCGGTGTGCTTCAAGATGGCGGCGAATTCGCGTGGTTGTCGTTCGGCTAGATAGAACATCATCGCCCACGCGACTGAGTAGGCATCCATGACGTGGTCTTCGTCGGCGAACATTTCGTCGCCGCTGACGAGATTCATGACGGCTTGAGCGAATTCGGGGTTGTTCTTGCCCGGATACGATTTTTTCAAGACTTGCAAACTGTCTTCGTTGGCTCGCTGGCGACGCAGCGACGCGGTTGTTGATGTGGTTACCGCCGCTGGTTCGAACAGTTGTCCAATCCCTTCGGTGATCCATTTCGGAGTGTCGTTCAAACGACTGTGCACCCCGGTGTTGAACGCCGATTGATGGGCCGCTTCGTGACGCACCGTAGCGATGATCGAGGTCAGATGCCCACCGTCATGCGTCATCACGCGGTTGCTGTTGTTGGAATAGATGCCGGCAACTCGAGAGACATCAATCTTCTGTTTTTTGAATTCGTCGTACATTGCGCCGCGATCAGGAAACACGATGGCGACCATCGGGAATCGGCCTTGGCGAACATTGACCCCCCGTTTGCTCATGTAGGAAACAAAACCGCGGTGCGATTGCTCGAATAATTTTGCCCAGCGGTCGCCTCGCCCGAGTGGCTGGACCACTAAGAAATTCTGGGTCGCAACGACTTCAAAATCCTTGCCAAATTCGGCGCGGAGTTGATTGCGTAGCTCGGGTGCGGAAAGCGGTTCGTATTGCCCTTCGAGCGATTTGAATTTTGTCTCGGGTTGCAGCGGGTCGATCGAATGCAGCCATCCGTCGCGGCCCATGACGACAATTTCGCTTGCGAGTGAAACAAGCGGAATGCCTCGCTGCAGCCGTCCCGATTCCGAAAATTCGATCAATCCACTGACTTGGGCGGTTGCCGAATCACAGACAAACGCCGGCATCAGCGAGAGAAACGCAAGGGTTACAACGCGTGTTGGCGAGCAAGCCATCAATTCGATCCTGTCAGTACACTGAGGGTAAGCGAGCAGTGCAAAGGTAGGTTAGAATCGAGACGATGCCCACAATCGTCTTGGGGGATGCAGGAGCTTCGTTCATTCAACGGTAACGATAATGATGATCAAAACAATCGTGATGGTTCTTCAGCGTGGCGGTCTGGGGATCGTTTTGGCCTTGTCGATCTCGTTGCAGGGGCAGTGCCAAGACACGACTAACGATCTGAAGTCGGATGTTCTGCAGTGGGTCGACGAGCTCGATGCTTCGAGTTTGGCCAAACGCAAAGCCGCTGAGAATGCGTTGATCAAAGCGGGACCCGACGTGCTGCAGTATCTGCCTGAGAACAAGGTAGGGATGTCGATCGAAGCGTCCGAGCGGTTGACGCGAGTTCGCAAGGCGTTGTTTTCGCTGCGTACGCAAAGCGAGGTGAAATCACTGGGAGTTTCCATCCGCCTAGGGGATGCTGAAACCGTTGGCGAAGCGTTTGAAGCGATCAGCCGCGACAGCGGAATTGAGTTTGAATTCGACGGGGATGAATCGACGCCGATCCAAGCGGTCGCCACCCCCCTTCCCTTTTGGCATGCCGTCGACTTGGTTCTTGATCAAGCTGATTTGGACATTAATTTCTACGGCGGAGACCGCGAGACACTGCAAATCGTCCGGCGTGAGCCTGAGCGGCCTTCACGCGTCGATTCGGCCGCCTACGCTGGCGTTTATCGGATCGAACCGACCTCGGTGAATTCTCGTCGCGTGTTGAATCGTCCTAAGCTCAGCGCACTGAATATCAGTATGGAAATTAGCTGGGAACCCAAAACGACACCGATCGGATTGACCATCCCGATCGCTCAATTGCGAGGCAAACTCGATGACGGTGCAATGCTGAAACCTCAAGAGTCCGGCGAGACCATCGACGTTGCCACCAATAGTGAAATTGCCTTCAGCGAATTCTATTTGCCGATGCAGTTGCCTGCGGGCCAGCCACAGAAAATTGAATCTCTCTCGGGCGTCATCAAAGCCATCCTGCCTGGTAAACGTCAAACGTTCGAGTTGCCTTTGGCTGAACCGGGCAAGGACGTCAAGCTTGATGCCATGCAGGTGACGCTCGAACAGGTGCGAAAGAATGGACCGATTCATGAAGTCCGAGTCGGCGTCACGCTGGACGATGCCGGACGCTCACTGGAAAGTCATCGGCAATGGATCTTTGAAAACAGCGCTTATGTCAAACGCGCCGACGGTTCTCGGGCCGACCATCTTGGTTACGAGGTCTACCGGCAAACCGCCAACGGAGTCGGGATCGGATACCTGTTTGATCTTGGCGATTCGGTAGGCGAATCGTTGCTCATTTACGAATCGCCCACCGCGGTGGTGTCTAACGAAGTTTCATTTGTTTTGCAGGACATCATGCTGCCATGATCAGTTTTCCCAAAATTGCTTACCCGTTTCTCGTTGCACTCGTCGTGGTTTGCCCCGCGACGTTTGCCGAAGACCCATGGAAGCCGGAGGATCCATTCGCCGCGATCAATGGAGAACCGATTTTTCTTGGCGAGCTCAATTTGGTGCTCGTCCAGCGGGTCGGCGTGGATAAGTTCAATCGGTTGGACATGCGTGTCAAACAAGCGGCTGCCGCGTTATTGGTGCGTCGTCATCTCGCGCTTCGTGCACTGCATCAACAAGGTGGCGAGGCGCTAGCGGCAATCGTGGATCGCCAAATGGACGCGTTAGAGAATGAATTGAAGCGACGCGGCAGCGATCTTTCGCAGTATGCAAAGGAACGACTATCTACGGAGAAAGCAGTGCGTGATGATTTAGATTTCAATATCTCGTGGCGCCAATATCTAAAAAGCCGCTTGACCGAGGCCAACTTGGAACGCTTCTTTGAAAGTCGCAAAGCAACTTACGGTGGTGGACGTTGGGAAGTATCGCAAATTTTCGTTTCGGTCGACCCCGCGGATTCCGAGGCGGTGCAAAGCGTCCACAACAGCCTGAGTGAACTCGTTAGCGAAATTCGTGCTGCTGACGACGTCAACCAAGCGTTCGCCGCAGCCGCACGTGACCACAGCGATTCGGTTTCCGCGGGCGATGGCGGATCGATGGGGTGGGTGGAAAAGGATGGTGATTTGCCGACCAAGGTCATGCAGGCGGTGCGGTCGACGAAACCGAACGAGGTCAGTGATCCGGTGCTCAGTCCCTTGGGGATGCATGTCGTGTTGGTGCACCAATTCGAGGAAAAACCAATCAAATTCAGCGATTTAAGTGATGTCGCACCGGTGCGACGTGATGCCGCCAACGCACTGTTGGACTATCTAATCCAAACGCAGCAGGATGCACGAGTGAGTTGGTTGATCAAGTCGCTTGAACCCCCAGCGATGGACGTGACGTCGCCTGATGCTGCAAGCGTCGGTAATTAGCCTGGTTGAAACAACGGACGTCCGAGATGTCCGCTGAGAATCCTTTCGCCTCGGACCCTATCGATCTGTGAATCGTCCCTCGAACACCTCGCACGAGAAAGCTGATTCGATCGGACGATGGTGGACACGCGTGGAAGCACATGAAATCAAATGTGTCGTGTGGGCGTTTACGTGGTTCTTTTTTATTCTGCTTAGCTATTTCACGATTCGTCCCATACGCGAGACGATGGGAATCGAAGGGGGAACCGGAAAACTGCCCCATCTGTTTCTGATCACGTTTCTGGCCATGCTGGTTGCCGTTCCGGTCTACTCCGCCGTGGTCGCCCGCTTGCCTCGACGCTGGTTAGTGCGCGTGGTGTATCACTTCTTTGCGGGCTGTCTGTTGCTGTTTTGGAGCCTGTTGCAAGTCGAATCCGAAATCGTTCGCATTTGGACAGCACGTGTCATCTTTATCTATATCAACGTCTTCGCATTATTTGCGACAAGCGTATTTTGGAGTGTGTTGGCCGATCTGTTTCGCAGCGACCAAGCGAAGCGGTTGTTTGGACTTATTGCCGCCGGAGGCACGTTGGGGGCGATCACGGGATCGTTTTTAACTTCGATGTTGGCAACCCGGCTTTCGACCGATTCGCTGTTGCTGATCCCCGCGGTGCTGCTCGAGCTGGGATTGGCGTGTGCGTGGCGTCTCGAGCTGAGCTCGTATCGATTGGTGGACACCGACGAAGTGGGGACGTCACAGACGACTCGAACGACAGCCATGAATCCAACCGGTGGCGGACTGTGGACCGGAATCACCGAGGTGTTGAGTTCCGGCTACTTGGCGTCGATCTGCTTGTTTCTGTTTTTGATCCAAGCGTTTGCAACGCAGTTGTATCTGCAGCAGGCCGATATCGTGAATCACGCGATCGAATCACGCGAGGCGCGAACCGCCTTCTTTGCCAAAATCGACTTGGGGACTCAGCTATTGACGTTGTTGTTGCAAACTACCGTGGCCGGAGCGATTCTCAGGCGTCTCGGTATCAGCGTGGCGCTGTCGGTGCTGCCACTGATCTACATGTGCGGTTTTGCTGCTTTGGCAAGCATGCCAACGCTTGGGGTGCTGATGGTGGTCATGGTTTGCACACGCGCCGGAGCCTATGGCATCACCGTACCGTCTCGAGAGGTTTTGTTTACCGTGGTGAGCCGCGAACAGAAGTACAAATCAAAAAGTTTTATTGATACGGTCGTGCTGCGTGGCGGTGACGCATTGTCGAGTCAATTGTTTGGATCGCTGCAAAAGCTCGGAGCCAGTCTAGTGGCGATGAATTGGTATGCTGTGCCGTTGACCGCGGTGTGGTTGATGATTGCATGGCGGCTCGGCCGCAGCCAAGAACGACGGGCAAAACGTTAGAATGTCAAACGATGGGACGTTGGCCAAAGTCGATTTCCCTGCGAACCGTAATCGCCCCATTGATTCGGAATAGGTGGGAAGCTTTGCCTAGATCAAAGTGGAAACTCTTCCGAGGTCCCAACGATTTCGATATCCTTGTCGGCCACGAAGATTTCGAGCAAATCTTCGTGCAGTTGATGAGTCCACGGCGCGGTGTCGATAAAACGCATCTTCTTCCAACTCCAATTACGCAGCCCGCTGGTTCCTTCGGTACAAGCAAAATCGGTAGGCTGATGATCTTTGCTTTCGTTTTCTGCGAGATTCGCTGAATAGATGCAGACGCCAAATTTGAAAGGGACGGGTTGGTTGGGCCCCGATTTGATTTCGACCCACCACCCCCAATCTTCGCAGCACACAAAGGGGGTCTGGTAATCGCGATCGGCCAATTTGTGTTGTAAGTATTCCGCTAACGCTTTGCCATACATCCCTTCGTTAGCGAGTTCTTCTTGTTCACCCGGAAGGATCGGAAATTTGTTCGAGCGGATATGGATAAAACGGTTCATGCGGGACTACAGCCCATTGAAAGTTGCCGATTTCATTCGGTCTCGGTCGTCTCGGTTTCGAGCGGCCGTTTTGCCAACCAATACCGACGTGTTTGCTTTGTCAAAACTGCAATCACCAACAACAGCCACAGCAACGATCCAAGCAACACCAACCCCGGGGCAGCTTGATTCGCTGCTTCGCCACTAAGGAAAGCAAACACGGTGCCGATCAATGTCGCTGCGGACATCAGTGCCATGGGGGCAAAGATCAGCCATACGCCCGTCAAGATCAGCAGCGAAGGTTTCGCGGATGCCAACGCGCTGTATTTTGGAACAAAATTATCGTGCCACACGTCTTGATTAAGACGTTCTGACAGAGGGACGTAACGTTCTTGTTCTTTTGCTGACATCAACTACTTCCACGACGTATGGAAAAATAGAGACTCATGCTGCGAGCATCTGTTTGAATCGAGGGATTCTACCCCTGCCATTGTATGGGTACTCGAAAAAAGGTTCCAGTGCGAATGGATGTGGATCAAGTGGGCGTTTGGCATCGCGAATGATACGAGCCTCGGCGCGTCAACGCCGGTTGCCTTCGACACCAAACAGCGACACCAAACAGCGAGATCACACGAGTCGTGAGCGAATCACTCCAGGGAGCGAAATGTTCAGTGGAGTTGAACATGAGGCCGTAAATACGTCCATTTAAAGTTATTGCGGCTACAAAGTTGATCGAAAGATTGATGTGGCACATCGCTTGCTTTGGTGTTTGCGGTGGGTGATGAATAGGACTATCACCCGACTTGCAAATCGCTCTTCGCGACCGCGAATGCGATTCACACGCGAATCGCACATTTCACTGAAACCAAGCCCTACTAAACGATGATGAACCCTCCGACTCTTGCTGTGACTCGTTCCGATGCACTGAGGTTGAAAACGCTGCTCAATAGCGAATTTGTGATCGCAATTGGGGGCGAACGCACGCATCTGAGCGAATTTAAGGACCGGCTAGAACGAGCCATGGTGCTGGAATCGCAAGACATCATGTCGGACGTGATCACGATGAATTCGACCGTGCGGATGCTGGACTTGGATCTGAACGAGTCCGAAACTTACACGCTTGTTTATCCCGAAGAAGCCTGTATCTCTGAAGGGAAACTCTCGATTCTTTCTCCCTTGGGGACAATGATTTTCGGATGTCGTGTAGGCGAAGATGTGACATGTCGTGTGCCGGGACGCGTCAATCGAAAACGGATCGAAAAGATCACGTTTCAGCCGGAACGCGTCGGTGCCTTTAATTTGTAACGCCAGTTTTTCGCGTCAGTTTGTTTGCGCGAACGCTATTCGGACAAGCCTTGGCGAGAGCGAAGCCGGGCGATCATCGCGATGGCGGACGCTGCAAGCAAGAGCGTGCTAAAGACAAAGTACCCAATCACGACCAATAGGTTTCCGGCGTTGGCGACCTCCTCATCATTGTCGATCAGGTTGCCGTCAAGCGGCAGCGAAAAGGCTGCCGAGAAGGGACTGGTCACGCCAAGCCACTGGGCCCGTGCGACCAATTCGACGGGGAATTCCAGGATCGTCATCAGCGAGACAATTGCGGGCGGACCGACATACAGCGATAGCAGCACAATGTAAGTCGACATCAGTGCGATCGACGTTTTTCGCTGGAACAGCGAACACAATTGCGCGATGGTGGCGTTGACCAGGCAAACCATCAAGACAATCGCAAACATGCCTAACACGCTCGCCCAATTGGTCCAATAACTGTAATTCAGCACGCCGCCAAGCAGCAGTGGCCAAAGCAGAAAACAGGTTAGGACAGCGGAGATGCGGAAGCCAACGATAAATTTGCCCCACAAGATTTGACTGGGAGTCAAGGTGGTCGTTAACAGCAAATCGAGTGTTTGCCGTTCTCGTTCACTGGTCATCGAGCCTGCTAAAAAGACGGGGCCGACCAGCATGTTGAAAACGATCACATACACCGAAAACCATGCAATCTTTTCGTCCATGTAGAACAGGAACACCCCCATCATCGGGATCGCCAACAGCATGCTGATTTGGATCACCAGCCGCAGCATCAAGGTTCCTTGGGCAAAGATTTCGCTATGGATTTCTTTGTCGTAGACCGGATTCGCTCCATCGGCCATCAGCTCGGATTTCTTGGGGGGCGCGAACAGTCGATCGGGAAACTGGTCGGGCTGGATCACTAGCCCCACTGCTTCTTCGGCCTCACGCTCTAAATCGATCACTTCCTTGCCTTCGCTACCCACGTCCGGTGGGTAAAGCATTCGTCCAGCGGCAGCCGCGCACATCAAAATCACCGCGGACAACGCGAACGCGGGGATCACCAGCAGCGCAAGTTTTAACCGCAATTCGCCTTGTCCTTCGAGCGACGCCCAAAACAGAATCGCTCCGATCACCAACGGCAAAATGAACAGGTAGCTGACGACCAACGAGCTGCTGGTACGCGAGAAATAGCTGCTGCAAAAGACCCCGATCGCGCCGAACAGAATCACCGAAACGATCAGCCCCAAATAGGCCGCCAAGACTTCGTAAACACTGACGCCGCCCAGCGGAAGGCAGAGCACGATGATCGGCAGCGAGGCTAGGATCAGCATGCCTAGGTGCGTCAAACTCGCCACCATCTTGCCAAACACGATCGCGCCGGGACGCAGTGGGCTGGCCAACAGCATCTCGTAGGTATGGCGTTCTTTTTCGCCCGTGATGGTTCCGGCTGCAAAGCTTGGCGCCATCAGTGATGCGATCACGTATTGACCGAGAAAAAACAGATTGACCAGCTTCGTGGCCGATGGCGGGCTAATTGTCAGATCCAACCGTTGTTCACTCGGCCATGCCATCAACACAACCGCCGCGAGTAGCAGCTGGTAGAGTCCGAGCAGCAAGAATGCACGATTGGTACGCAGGTTTCCCAGCAATTCACGTTGCAGAACCGGATTTTCAAAAACGTACATGGTCGGTTGATTCGAGCGATATGGAATTACAGTGGCGTCTTGGACGGTTCGCCTGCTTGTTCGCGGACATAGGTTGGAACTGCGTAGCCCGGCAAACGGCTGCGGATACGGTTGATGAGTTCCAATCCCTGCTCAACCGGTACTTCAAAGTGCTTGGTTCCCCGTACGCGATCGAGTTGGTGCAAGTAATAGGGCTGGACACGGTGATTGACCAATTTCATACACAGATCCACCAGCGATTGTTCGTCATCGTTCACGCCACGCAGCAGGACCGCTTGATTCAACACCGGGATTCCCGCGTCGACAAGCATTTCCATCCGAGCGATCACCGACGAGTCTAACTCATTGGCATGGTTACAGTGCACGACGAACCAAACCGCCGAGCGAGTTTTCTTCAGTTTGCTGCATAGCGCGGCGGTGACGCGTTGTGGGATCACGATCGGCAATCGCGTGTGAATCCGAATGCGACGAACATGCGGGATCGCATCGATGCGGTCGATCAGATCAAACAGTTTTGCGTCGGTTAACGTCAACGGGTCGCCACCGCTGAGGATGACCTCTTCGACATCCGAGTGAGCTTGGATGTATTGAATCGCCGGAGCCCAATTTTCGCGCCGCGAGCCCGCTTGTTGGTAGGGAAATTCGCGGCGAAAACAGTAACGGCAGTGAACCGCACAGACGCCCGAAGCGATCAGCAGGACACGGCCGTCATACTTGTGAATCACCCCTCCGGCGGCTAGTGAGTCGAGGTCTCCGACCGGATCAGAGACGAAATGGGGATCCGCAACCAATTCGTCGCCGCGTGGCAGCACCTGCCGAAGCAGCGGGTCGGCGGGGTCGCCGACGGCCATTCGGCTCAAAAATTCCAGCGGGACGAAGGTCGGAAACGTCTCGAGATGCTCAGCAAAGGTGTCGGCGGGCAGCTCAAGTCGCTCAAGCAGCTGTTTTCCGCTGCGAATCGCGTTGCGAATCGCGGTTTGCCAATCGACTGCCGCGTGATCGGGGGGCGAGACCGAGGCGGCGAAAAGCTGCTCAGGACGGGGCGGGACAAGAACCCGAGATCGCGTTAGAATCTGGTCCGGTTGCTCCTGAGACTGGGGGGCTGAGCCGTGCTGCGGTTCAGCCGGCACGGGATTGAACTTGTCCGATTTGCCGGGGGAAGTGTCCTGGATCATTCAGTTTCTAGTGGCTGCAACCAATCAAATAATCAAAATCCCCATCCCTCGAAAACATTGACTCGTAAAGACGGGACCATCGTCTATGGCTACTTATAACACAAGTGACTTCCGCAAAGGACTTAAGGTCCAAATTGATGGTGAACCTTACATCATGACGGAAATGATGTTTGTCAAACCAGGCAAAGGCAATGCACTTTACAAATGCAAACTGAAAAATCTGATCCGCGGAACCTCGCTTGATCGCACCTACAAGGGGGGCGATTCGCTCGAGTCGGCCGACGTGGAAACGACCGAGGTACAGTTCCTGTATCGTAGCGGCGAAGACTACGTTTTCATGCATAACGAGTCGTTCGAGCAGTTCGAAGTGACCAGCGATGTTGCCGGTGACATTTGGAAGTACTTGAAAGACGGCATGACTTGCACAATGACGCTGTACAACGGCAACGCCATCATCGTCGAACCGCCGAATCACGTTGAATTGTCGGTGATCGAGTGTGTCCCGGGGGCTAAAGGCGACACCGCTACCAACGTGACCAAGCCCGCCAAGGTGGAAACCGGGGCCGAGTTCAACGTGCCTGGGTTTATCAAAGAAGGCAACGTGATCAAGATCGATACACGCTCGGGCGAATATATCGAACGAGTCAGCAACTAAGTTTGCCATTCGGCTTGAAGTTCACGATCGTGGTGTAGCGAAAGTCGCCAAGACTTTCGGCAGCGGTCGCGGCGTGCCTCGATCCTGTCGATTTTGCCTTCAATAGCTCGTCGATCGAGCTTATTTCAGTGGAGGGATTGCGGTGGTGCCCCGAGGGATTGCCGCCGCGACTCTTGCTGGTCCTTTCTTTGGGTCGCTCCCGCTTAAAAAACTCTCCATTTTATTGCCTATGAATTGAACGCATCGCTGCGTTTTTTCGGATAACTGCCATGGTCAACACGCTCTTCCTTCCTGAATTACGAGAAATGTTGGCCGAGCAAAATCGGGCGGAACTCGAAGAGTTCTGCACGACGCTGAACCCGGGGCGAACGGCAGAGTTCATGGAGGGGCTTTCCAACGAAGAGGCGTGGGAAGTTCTGCAATTTGCCGAGCCCTCTCGTCGCTCAGAGATCTTTGGCTACTTCAGCGAAGAACGCCAATTGGAGATGCTTCGCGATCATGATCCGTCGCAAGTCGCCGCGCTGGTCGAAGAAATCCCGGCGGACGATCGCGTTGACTTGATCCAAGAATTGTCGGACGAACGCGTCCAAGAAATTCTGCCGCTGCTGCCGGTCCAAGATCGCCGCAATATCCAGCGTCTTCGCTCGTACCAAGGCGAGACGGCGGGCGGTTTGATGACGACCGAGGTGGCCAAGCTTGGCGAAAAATTGAATGTCCGCGAGGCGCTCGATGAGCTAGGACGTCAGGCCAGCCAACTCGAAACGATTTACTACTTGTATGTGGTCGATGACGATGATCTGCTTCGCGGGATCGTCTCGACACGGCAATTGGTTTCGTCGTTGGCCCATCCTGAAATCACGCTTGGTGACATGATGGAAACCGACGTCGTTGTCGCCAACGTGACCGAGGATCAAGAGTCGGTCGCTCACAAGGTCGAGCGGTTCAATTTACTGGCCATTCCCGTGGTCGATGCCAATCGCCGATTGCTCGGAATCATCACGCATGATGATGTGATCGATGTGGTTCGTGAGGAATTGACCGAGGACGCCCAGCGAATTGCCGCCGTCGCCCCATTAGAGGACGACTTTCTTCGCATCGGCTTGCTGACGTTGTCGTGGAAGCGAGGAATCTGGTTGACGATTCTGTTTTTCGCGGCGTTGTTGACCGCGTTTGCGCTGCGTCACTACGAGGAAGAGTTGCAGCAATTCGTTTGGTTGGTTTGGTTCATCCCGCTGATCATCAGTGCAGGTGGTAATTCGGGCAGCCAATCTGCGACCTTGGTCATCACCGCGATGACAAGCGGCCAAGTCAAATTCCGTGATTGGCACCGCGTCTTGATTCGCGAAAGCGTCGTGTCGCTGTTGCTGGGAAGTTTCTTGGCACTGATCGGTTTTGCGGTCGCAATCTTTGTGGCTCCTTCGTTTCACGATGCACTGGTCATTCCGATCACCTTGTTGGCGGTCATCGTTTGTGGCTGTTTGTGTGGCGCGACGCTGCCGATTGTTTTCAAACGAGCCGGGTTGGACCCGGCGTTGATGAGCAATCCGTTTGTCGCGGGAATCGTCGACATCATGGGGATCGTGATCTACATCAATGTCGGCCGCATTCTGCTTGGCTAGTATCTGCGATCGGGAAGCTTGCGGGACTTATTCGTGGTCAATGGTGGTGACTTCTCCCGCGGATAACTACAATGAGGATGTTATCTCCCCACCCGTCGTCCCCCCGAAATTCTCAAGGCCAATAATGACGCTTGCGCGACAATTCTTTACGGCTCTCACCCTCACCCTCACCGCGTTCACGCTTCAGCCGATTTGTGCTGAAGATTCGGTGTTCGTCGAAGCGGAAAGCTTCGCTCAGCCCGGTGGTTGGAAGCTCGATACCCAATCGATCATGACGATGGGATCGCCCTACATGATCGCCCATGGGCTGGGGAAACCGGTCGAGGATGCGACGACGACCGTCGAGTTCCCAAGTACGGGGACGTACCACGTATTCGCTCGCACCAAGGATTGGGTTGCTCGTTGGGACGCCCCTGGTGCTCCTGGTAAATTTCAAATTGCGGTGAACGGTAAAACGCTTGACCACACGTTTGGAACCAAAAACGCGGAATGGTTTTGGGAGGCCGGTGGGACGATTGAAATCGACGACACCAAAGCGACCGTGGCATTGCAGGATTTAACTGGATTCGACGGTCGCTGCGACGCGATTTATTTTTCGAAATCGGGCGCCGAGCCGCCAAATAAATCGACGGTGCTTGGCCCATGGCGACGCAAGCAACTTGGTTTGGGCGACACGCCCACCGAAAAGACCGGCTATGACATCGTTGTCATCGGTGGTGGCTACTCAGGCATGGGGACCGCGATTTCGGCGGCCCGGATGGGATGCAAAGTGGCGTTGGTACAGAACCGTGGCGTGTTGGGCGGAAACGGTTCGAGTGAGATTCGTGTTTGGGCTATGGGACACGTGCGCCGTGGAAATTATCCGCGTGTGGGCGAAATCGTCACCGAGTTTTCCGATAACGCCACGAAATCACCGGGAACCTACGAAGAATTCGAGGACGCCAAAAAAGAAGCGATCGTGCGGGCTGAGCCCAATATCGATTTGTTCTTGAATCATCACGCGTATGACGTCGAAACCAAGGACAACCAAATCGAAAGCGTGATGGCGTTTGATACTCGCACGGGCGATCAAATTCGCTTCGCGGGAACGCTGTTTGCCGATTGTACCGGGCACGCCACGATCGGATACCTGGCCGGTGCGGACAGCGAAATGACACCCGAGGGACGCATGGGCATGAGCAACATGTGGGCTTGGGACGAAGCCGACAGCCCTACCGAATTTCCGGAAACGCCCTGGGCATTGCAACTGAGCATGGACGATTTCCCCTATCCTCGTGACCACCACGGCCAATGGTTTTGGGAAAGTGGATTTGATAAGGATCCGATCAAACACGCTGAAGCGATTCGCGACTGGAATTTGCGAGCGGTCTACGGGGCGTTTAACGCGATGAAAAATGGCGATGGGGCGGACAAGCACAAAAACGCTTATCTGACTTGGGTCGCCTACATCGGTGGCCCGCGTGAGTCACGTCGTTTGCTCGGCGACATCGTGTTGACCCAAGACGATGTCGTCAACAAAGTCGCCTATCCCGACGGCTGCGTGCCAAGTACATGGTCGATCGACCTGCACTATCCGAAACAGCAATACGCTGAAAAATTCCCTGACAACCCGTTCATTTCGGTCGCGGTTCACGATCGACGGATCGATCGCAACTATGGTTATCCGGTTCCCTATCGTACGTTCTATTCGCGAAATATCTCGAATCTGTTTATGGCGGGACGCTGCATCAGTGTGACGCACGAAGCCTTGGGGACCGTGCGAGTGATGCGGACTTGCGGAATGATGGGCGAAGTTGT
The window above is part of the Novipirellula caenicola genome. Proteins encoded here:
- a CDS encoding NTP/NDP exchange transporter, with the protein product MNRPSNTSHEKADSIGRWWTRVEAHEIKCVVWAFTWFFFILLSYFTIRPIRETMGIEGGTGKLPHLFLITFLAMLVAVPVYSAVVARLPRRWLVRVVYHFFAGCLLLFWSLLQVESEIVRIWTARVIFIYINVFALFATSVFWSVLADLFRSDQAKRLFGLIAAGGTLGAITGSFLTSMLATRLSTDSLLLIPAVLLELGLACAWRLELSSYRLVDTDEVGTSQTTRTTAMNPTGGGLWTGITEVLSSGYLASICLFLFLIQAFATQLYLQQADIVNHAIESREARTAFFAKIDLGTQLLTLLLQTTVAGAILRRLGISVALSVLPLIYMCGFAALASMPTLGVLMVVMVCTRAGAYGITVPSREVLFTVVSREQKYKSKSFIDTVVLRGGDALSSQLFGSLQKLGASLVAMNWYAVPLTAVWLMIAWRLGRSQERRAKR
- a CDS encoding peptidylprolyl isomerase codes for the protein MISFPKIAYPFLVALVVVCPATFAEDPWKPEDPFAAINGEPIFLGELNLVLVQRVGVDKFNRLDMRVKQAAAALLVRRHLALRALHQQGGEALAAIVDRQMDALENELKRRGSDLSQYAKERLSTEKAVRDDLDFNISWRQYLKSRLTEANLERFFESRKATYGGGRWEVSQIFVSVDPADSEAVQSVHNSLSELVSEIRAADDVNQAFAAAARDHSDSVSAGDGGSMGWVEKDGDLPTKVMQAVRSTKPNEVSDPVLSPLGMHVVLVHQFEEKPIKFSDLSDVAPVRRDAANALLDYLIQTQQDARVSWLIKSLEPPAMDVTSPDAASVGN
- a CDS encoding GreA/GreB family elongation factor, which codes for MTRSDALRLKTLLNSEFVIAIGGERTHLSEFKDRLERAMVLESQDIMSDVITMNSTVRMLDLDLNESETYTLVYPEEACISEGKLSILSPLGTMIFGCRVGEDVTCRVPGRVNRKRIEKITFQPERVGAFNL
- a CDS encoding DUF1570 domain-containing protein — encoded protein: MACSPTRVVTLAFLSLMPAFVCDSATAQVSGLIEFSESGRLQRGIPLVSLASEIVVMGRDGWLHSIDPLQPETKFKSLEGQYEPLSAPELRNQLRAEFGKDFEVVATQNFLVVQPLGRGDRWAKLFEQSHRGFVSYMSKRGVNVRQGRFPMVAIVFPDRGAMYDEFKKQKIDVSRVAGIYSNNSNRVMTHDGGHLTSIIATVRHEAAHQSAFNTGVHSRLNDTPKWITEGIGQLFEPAAVTTSTTASLRRQRANEDSLQVLKKSYPGKNNPEFAQAVMNLVSGDEMFADEDHVMDAYSVAWAMMFYLAERQPREFAAILKHTAMRRPFVTYQRDERRADFEEVIGMNPYEFSRRVSWFLESL
- a CDS encoding ABC transporter permease subunit produces the protein MYVFENPVLQRELLGNLRTNRAFLLLGLYQLLLAAVVLMAWPSEQRLDLTISPPSATKLVNLFFLGQYVIASLMAPSFAAGTITGEKERHTYEMLLASPLRPGAIVFGKMVASLTHLGMLILASLPIIVLCLPLGGVSVYEVLAAYLGLIVSVILFGAIGVFCSSYFSRTSSSLVVSYLFILPLVIGAILFWASLEGQGELRLKLALLVIPAFALSAVILMCAAAAGRMLYPPDVGSEGKEVIDLEREAEEAVGLVIQPDQFPDRLFAPPKKSELMADGANPVYDKEIHSEIFAQGTLMLRLVIQISMLLAIPMMGVFLFYMDEKIAWFSVYVIVFNMLVGPVFLAGSMTSERERQTLDLLLTTTLTPSQILWGKFIVGFRISAVLTCFLLWPLLLGGVLNYSYWTNWASVLGMFAIVLMVCLVNATIAQLCSLFQRKTSIALMSTYIVLLSLYVGPPAIVSLMTILEFPVELVARAQWLGVTSPFSAAFSLPLDGNLIDNDEEVANAGNLLVVIGYFVFSTLLLAASAIAMIARLRSRQGLSE